A region from the uncultured Macellibacteroides sp. genome encodes:
- the nqrF gene encoding NADH:ubiquinone reductase (Na(+)-transporting) subunit F translates to MTLLMSGGLTIAVSAIVFLLITLILVVALLYAKAKLVPSGNVKVVVNEEKQFDAPIGGTVLGTLQSQGIFLSSACGGSGSCGQCRCQVEEGGGNILPTEVGFFSRKQIKDHWRLGCQTKVKENMKIHVPEEVFGVKSWECEVISNNNVASFIKEFIVRLPEGESLNFKSGGYAQIEIPKYDIKFSDMEIDDRFKAEWDKFKLWPLTCKNEEETIRAYSMANYPAEGNIITLNVRIATPPFDRATGTWKAGVKPGIASSYIFSLKPGDKVMMSGPYGDFHILDTKREMLYIGGGAGMAPLRSHLLHLFNTLKTTDRKVTYWYGARSKNEIFYEEDFRAIEKEFPNFTFNIALSEPRPEDNWTGYVGFIHQVINDHYLKDHEAPEDIEYYMCGPGPMSNAVKVMLDDLGVPREMLMFDDFGA, encoded by the coding sequence ATGACTTTATTAATGTCGGGCGGACTAACAATCGCTGTCAGTGCCATTGTTTTCTTATTGATTACACTGATACTGGTAGTAGCGCTGTTATACGCCAAAGCAAAATTAGTACCATCCGGAAATGTGAAGGTGGTAGTAAACGAAGAGAAGCAGTTCGATGCACCAATCGGTGGAACTGTTCTTGGCACACTTCAGTCTCAGGGTATTTTCCTTTCATCTGCTTGTGGTGGAAGTGGTAGCTGCGGACAATGTCGTTGTCAGGTTGAAGAAGGTGGAGGTAACATTTTACCTACAGAAGTTGGCTTCTTCTCTCGCAAACAGATTAAAGATCACTGGCGTCTGGGTTGTCAGACAAAAGTGAAAGAAAATATGAAGATTCACGTTCCGGAAGAAGTATTTGGTGTTAAGTCTTGGGAATGTGAAGTTATTTCTAATAATAACGTTGCTTCTTTCATCAAGGAATTTATTGTAAGATTGCCGGAAGGTGAGTCCTTGAACTTCAAATCGGGTGGATACGCTCAAATTGAAATTCCGAAGTACGATATTAAGTTTTCGGATATGGAAATTGATGATCGCTTCAAAGCAGAGTGGGATAAGTTTAAACTTTGGCCGCTTACTTGTAAGAACGAAGAGGAAACAATCCGTGCTTACTCAATGGCTAACTATCCAGCAGAAGGAAATATCATTACATTGAACGTACGTATCGCAACTCCTCCATTCGATAGAGCTACCGGTACTTGGAAAGCTGGTGTTAAACCAGGTATAGCCTCTTCTTATATTTTCTCTCTTAAACCGGGAGATAAGGTAATGATGTCTGGTCCTTACGGAGACTTCCATATTTTGGATACAAAACGTGAAATGTTGTATATTGGTGGTGGTGCCGGTATGGCTCCGTTACGTTCTCACTTGTTGCATTTGTTCAATACTTTGAAGACAACAGACCGTAAGGTTACTTACTGGTATGGTGCCCGTTCAAAGAATGAAATTTTCTATGAAGAAGATTTCCGTGCAATCGAGAAGGAATTCCCGAACTTTACGTTCAATATTGCTCTTTCAGAGCCACGTCCTGAAGATAACTGGACTGGTTATGTAGGCTTTATCCATCAGGTTATTAATGATCATTATTTGAAAGATCACGAAGCACCGGAAGATATTGAATACTATATGTGTGGTCCTGGTCCGATGTCGAATGCAGTGAAGGTAATGTTAGACGATTTAGGCGTTCCACGCGAAATGTTGATGTTCGACGATTTCGGAGCTTAA
- a CDS encoding dihydroorotate dehydrogenase electron transfer subunit, with the protein MKKYLLDLKVTENDRLHPNYCLLKLTSENLLPEMLPGQFVEVRVDGSPSTFLRRPISVNYVDKESNELWLLIQLIGDGTRKIAEYRKGDTMNLVLPLGNGFSIPESFQANNKFLLVGGGVGTAPLLFLGSCLKSLGYEPIFLLGGRSKIDVLQLDNFSKFGKVYVTTEDGSLGEKGFVTNHSILEKEYFDQIYTCGPKLMMVAVAKYAASKEIPCEVSLENTMACGIGACLCCVENTVDGHVCVCTEGPIFNTKKLKWLD; encoded by the coding sequence ATGAAGAAGTACTTGCTAGATTTAAAAGTAACGGAAAACGACCGTCTTCATCCTAACTACTGTCTTTTGAAATTAACTTCAGAGAATCTTCTCCCTGAAATGCTTCCAGGACAATTTGTAGAAGTTAGGGTTGACGGTTCTCCTTCTACTTTTTTGAGACGTCCTATTTCTGTAAATTATGTGGATAAAGAATCTAATGAACTTTGGTTACTTATTCAATTAATTGGCGATGGTACAAGAAAAATAGCCGAGTACAGAAAAGGCGATACAATGAATCTTGTATTACCCTTAGGTAATGGATTTTCTATCCCAGAATCTTTTCAAGCAAATAATAAGTTTTTACTAGTTGGCGGAGGGGTTGGTACGGCGCCATTGCTATTTTTGGGATCATGTTTAAAATCCTTAGGCTATGAGCCAATATTTCTTCTCGGTGGCAGATCAAAAATTGATGTATTGCAACTAGATAATTTTTCCAAATTCGGAAAAGTATACGTAACGACCGAAGATGGGTCTTTAGGAGAAAAAGGATTTGTTACAAATCATTCAATATTAGAAAAAGAATATTTTGACCAAATTTATACATGTGGTCCAAAACTCATGATGGTTGCTGTAGCAAAATATGCAGCTTCTAAAGAAATTCCCTGTGAAGTCTCTTTAGAAAATACAATGGCTTGCGGCATCGGAGCTTGCCTTTGTTGTGTCGAAAACACCGTAGATGGTCATGTTTGCGTATGTACAGAAGGTCCGATATTTAATACAAAAAAATTAAAATGGCTAGATTAA
- a CDS encoding glycoside hydrolase family 9 protein: protein MKNHIIFTFLFTFLLLCFAACSNSELPVKNYFRFNQLGFYTTQEKIAAIDTFVSGEFYVKESISDKIVFKGIISDPRSSSFSNKKTVLLSFNELNSPGIYYLEIPKVAKSLPFEIKDTLLYDLGKASLKAFYYQRSGIALESKYAGKWVRPEGHSDNNVLIHSSAATSKRPTGTSINSSKGWYDAGDYNKYIVNSGFTVGILLSLYEDYPKYAKNISVNIPESKNNTPDLLDEIWWNLDWMLSMQDPTDGGVYHKLTTPSFEGMIKPSDCKQQRYVIEKSVTAALDFAASMAQGSRVFKSFGSDHPGASAKMLQAALKAFDWALKHPDALYNQQKMNEMYKPEVTTGGYEDRSSKDELFWAATELFISTRDAKFLKIIKLNSPDSFKLPVWSNVYGLGALSLIRHSRNLGTEGESIANLMCNQLVTYADSCLKGVELAPYAASYGRSKRDFFWGCNSDKASNQGIAFLYAYRLTKDKRYLSNALSNMDYLLGRNATGYCYITGFGTKSPRNPHHRLSASDEIDEPLPGFLVGGPNPGKQDKCEYPSDIPDESYVDILPSYSSNEVAINWQGMFTYFAMALDASFK from the coding sequence ATGAAAAACCACATCATCTTTACATTTCTTTTCACTTTTCTGCTTCTTTGTTTTGCTGCATGTTCCAATTCGGAGCTTCCGGTAAAAAACTATTTTCGGTTTAATCAACTTGGTTTTTATACTACTCAAGAAAAAATTGCTGCGATTGACACCTTTGTTTCCGGCGAATTTTATGTAAAAGAGAGTATTTCGGATAAAATAGTATTTAAAGGTATTATATCAGATCCTCGTTCCTCTTCTTTTTCAAATAAAAAAACTGTTCTTCTTTCTTTTAACGAACTAAACTCTCCAGGCATTTACTATCTCGAAATTCCGAAAGTGGCTAAATCTCTGCCATTCGAAATAAAAGACACTTTGCTGTATGATTTGGGTAAAGCATCTCTTAAAGCTTTTTACTATCAACGATCGGGTATAGCTCTCGAAAGTAAATATGCAGGTAAATGGGTTCGTCCGGAAGGTCATTCAGACAATAATGTACTTATTCATTCTTCTGCTGCCACATCCAAACGTCCAACTGGAACATCGATTAATTCCTCTAAAGGATGGTATGATGCCGGCGATTACAATAAATACATTGTAAATTCGGGTTTTACGGTTGGCATACTTCTTTCTTTATACGAAGATTATCCAAAGTATGCAAAGAATATTTCGGTAAATATTCCTGAAAGCAAAAATAACACACCCGATTTGCTGGATGAAATATGGTGGAACCTTGATTGGATGCTTTCCATGCAGGATCCAACAGATGGAGGAGTTTATCATAAGCTTACGACTCCTTCTTTCGAGGGTATGATTAAGCCATCTGATTGCAAGCAACAACGGTATGTTATTGAAAAATCAGTTACTGCCGCATTGGACTTTGCGGCATCTATGGCGCAAGGATCCAGAGTATTTAAATCATTTGGTTCTGACCATCCGGGAGCTTCGGCTAAAATGCTGCAAGCTGCTCTTAAGGCGTTTGATTGGGCATTAAAACATCCGGATGCATTATATAATCAGCAAAAGATGAACGAAATGTATAAACCAGAAGTCACAACTGGTGGTTACGAAGACAGATCGTCTAAAGATGAGTTATTCTGGGCTGCAACAGAGTTATTTATCTCGACAAGAGATGCTAAATTCCTTAAAATCATAAAGCTAAATTCTCCTGATTCTTTTAAATTGCCAGTTTGGAGTAACGTTTATGGATTAGGCGCTTTATCATTAATCCGCCATTCTCGTAATTTAGGTACTGAGGGAGAATCTATAGCCAATCTTATGTGTAATCAGCTGGTTACATATGCGGATAGTTGCTTGAAAGGAGTGGAGCTGGCACCTTACGCAGCGTCATATGGTCGTTCAAAAAGAGATTTCTTTTGGGGATGTAACTCTGATAAAGCATCAAATCAGGGAATTGCATTTCTCTATGCTTATCGACTAACAAAAGATAAGCGATATTTAAGCAATGCCTTGAGCAATATGGATTATTTGCTTGGTAGAAATGCGACCGGATATTGTTATATTACAGGTTTCGGAACAAAATCACCTCGTAATCCGCATCACAGGCTCTCTGCCAGTGATGAAATTGATGAACCTTTGCCAGGCTTCCTTGTAGGCGGACCAAATCCAGGCAAACAGGACAAGTGCGAATATCCCTCAGATATTCCCGACGAATCATATGTCGATATATTACCATCTTATTCATCTAACGAAGTTGCTATCAATTGGCAGGGAATGTTTACCTATTTTGCAATGGCGCTGGATGCTTCGTTTAAGTAA
- a CDS encoding helix-turn-helix transcriptional regulator has protein sequence MKDRILKIMEHEGMSPSRFAEEIGIQRSAMSHIISGRNNASLDVLTKIMQRFKYVETDWLIFGKGNMTKSASSIIGQSSLFLENEIDPPTVQVDPEYRKQNEVNRPETTSKNTIIEQIKYEERCSKNVSKIMIFYSDNTFETFTPEKNKKD, from the coding sequence ATGAAAGATCGAATTTTAAAAATTATGGAACACGAAGGTATGTCTCCATCAAGGTTTGCAGAAGAAATCGGAATACAGCGCTCTGCTATGTCTCACATTATTTCTGGACGTAATAATGCAAGCCTAGATGTGTTGACAAAAATTATGCAACGTTTTAAATATGTAGAAACTGACTGGCTTATATTCGGAAAAGGAAATATGACAAAAAGTGCCAGTTCTATAATTGGACAATCTTCTTTATTCCTCGAGAATGAGATAGATCCGCCAACAGTACAGGTTGATCCTGAATATCGCAAGCAAAATGAGGTTAACAGGCCAGAAACAACTAGCAAAAACACTATTATTGAACAAATTAAGTATGAAGAAAGATGTTCAAAAAATGTAAGCAAAATAATGATTTTTTATTCAGACAATACATTTGAAACATTTACGCCGGAAAAAAACAAGAAAGACTAA
- a CDS encoding dihydroorotate dehydrogenase has protein sequence MARLSINIGNLQLKNPVMTASGTFGYGLEFTDFVDLSQIGGIFVKGTTAEHREGNPYPRMAETPAGMLNAVGLQNKGADYFVNNIYPTIKDIDTNMIVNVSGSTIETYIECAEKIASLDNIPAIELNISCPNVKHGGMAFGVTCAGAAEVVKAVRKVYPKTLIVKLSPNVTDVTEIARAVESEGADAVSLINTLLGMAIDAEKRKPILSTVTGGLSGPCVKPIALRMVWQTFQAVKIPIIGLGGISNWKDAIEFILAGSSAIQIGTYNFIDPAISVKTVNGINEYLDKHGYKSVKEIIGALEV, from the coding sequence ATGGCTAGATTAAGCATAAACATAGGTAATTTGCAATTAAAAAATCCCGTTATGACAGCTTCGGGAACATTTGGTTATGGTCTTGAATTTACAGATTTTGTAGATTTAAGCCAAATTGGAGGAATTTTTGTAAAAGGTACAACTGCGGAACATCGCGAAGGAAATCCTTATCCACGTATGGCAGAAACTCCTGCAGGGATGCTTAACGCAGTTGGTCTACAAAATAAAGGTGCTGACTATTTTGTCAATAATATATACCCTACAATTAAGGATATTGACACGAACATGATAGTAAATGTTAGTGGATCGACAATAGAAACATATATAGAATGTGCAGAGAAAATAGCGTCTTTAGATAATATCCCTGCGATTGAGCTTAATATTTCGTGCCCAAATGTTAAGCATGGAGGTATGGCTTTTGGTGTTACATGTGCTGGCGCTGCCGAGGTCGTAAAAGCAGTTCGTAAGGTATATCCCAAAACACTTATTGTAAAACTTTCCCCTAATGTCACTGATGTAACAGAGATTGCACGAGCTGTGGAAAGTGAAGGAGCTGATGCTGTGTCTCTAATAAATACTCTGCTTGGAATGGCGATTGATGCAGAGAAAAGAAAACCTATTTTATCCACAGTAACAGGAGGGCTTTCGGGTCCTTGTGTAAAGCCCATTGCTTTGAGAATGGTGTGGCAAACTTTTCAAGCAGTAAAAATTCCCATCATTGGATTAGGAGGAATTTCTAATTGGAAAGACGCTATTGAGTTTATATTAGCTGGTTCTTCCGCTATTCAGATTGGCACATATAATTTTATTGATCCGGCAATATCTGTAAAAACAGTAAACGGAATTAATGAATATCTTGATAAACATGGTTATAAATCTGTGAAAGAAATTATTGGAGCATTGGAAGTTTAG
- a CDS encoding AMP nucleosidase produces MKTKQEIVENWLPRYTERKLEDFSKYILLTNFTKYVELFAETFDVPILGLKSSMPNASAEGITIINFGMGSANAATIMDLLSAIKPKAVLFLGKCGGLKKSNSLGDYLLPIAAIRGEGTSDEYLPKEVPSLPAFSMLRAISSAIRDKGRDYWTGTVYTTNRRVWEYDSDFKTYLVKTHATGIDMETATLLTAGFANEIPTGALLMISDKPMDESGVKTEESDKKVTQNFAPEHVELGVEALKQIIKGNKTIRHIRFSW; encoded by the coding sequence ATGAAAACAAAACAAGAAATTGTAGAGAATTGGTTACCACGCTACACTGAAAGAAAGCTGGAAGACTTTAGTAAATACATATTACTCACCAACTTTACCAAATATGTTGAATTATTTGCAGAAACTTTTGATGTACCGATCTTAGGTCTCAAGTCGTCTATGCCAAATGCTTCAGCAGAAGGTATTACAATTATTAATTTTGGGATGGGTAGTGCAAATGCAGCAACAATTATGGATTTACTTTCTGCTATTAAGCCAAAAGCAGTCTTGTTTTTAGGTAAATGCGGAGGATTGAAGAAAAGTAATAGTTTGGGAGATTATCTATTGCCCATTGCTGCTATTCGCGGGGAGGGTACTTCTGATGAGTACTTACCTAAAGAAGTCCCGTCTCTTCCTGCATTTTCTATGCTTCGGGCTATTTCTTCTGCTATTAGAGATAAGGGCCGCGATTATTGGACCGGCACAGTTTATACGACTAATCGCAGAGTCTGGGAATACGACAGCGATTTTAAAACCTATTTGGTTAAAACTCATGCTACTGGCATTGATATGGAAACAGCAACGCTTCTTACAGCTGGTTTTGCAAATGAAATTCCTACAGGCGCTTTACTAATGATTTCGGATAAACCAATGGACGAAAGTGGTGTGAAAACTGAGGAGAGCGATAAAAAAGTAACTCAAAATTTTGCTCCGGAACATGTAGAACTTGGAGTGGAAGCACTAAAACAAATAATCAAAGGAAATAAAACAATCCGTCACATCCGTTTCAGCTGGTAA
- the holA gene encoding DNA polymerase III subunit delta — MAKKEYTFEELTRDIVQKKFSPIYFFMGDEPFFMDKLTDLLITNVLSDDDRDFNQVVFYGADTDVNTVINASRRFPMMSKYQLVVVREAQLIKDIEELNHYVQNPLQSTVLVINYKYKTLDRRRSLASSIDKVGVLFDSKRIPDYKMPAFINTFLQQQSIGIDQKAAQMLSDFLGNDLSRLNKELEKLALLLPKNQGTKRITPDLVEQNIGISKEYNNFELLKAIATKDKLKANRIIQYFEKNPKSNPIQATLPVLFNYFSNLLICYYSKDRSENGLMQELGLKGNFQLKDYTLGMKNYPAMKVFNLISEIRICDARSKGIENSSASDGDILKELLFKILH, encoded by the coding sequence ATGGCAAAAAAAGAGTATACATTCGAAGAACTCACAAGAGATATCGTTCAGAAAAAGTTCAGTCCCATTTATTTTTTCATGGGTGATGAGCCATTTTTTATGGATAAACTCACAGACTTATTAATTACCAACGTTTTGTCTGATGATGATCGCGATTTTAATCAGGTGGTCTTCTACGGCGCTGATACAGATGTTAATACGGTAATCAATGCTTCTCGCAGATTCCCAATGATGTCTAAATATCAATTAGTGGTAGTGAGAGAGGCTCAACTTATCAAAGACATTGAAGAATTAAATCACTATGTACAGAATCCTCTTCAATCAACGGTTTTAGTAATTAATTACAAGTACAAAACTTTAGATAGACGTAGGTCATTAGCTAGCTCAATTGATAAAGTAGGGGTATTGTTTGATTCTAAGAGAATTCCTGATTATAAAATGCCTGCTTTTATTAATACTTTCCTACAACAACAAAGTATTGGTATAGATCAAAAAGCTGCGCAAATGTTATCTGATTTCTTAGGAAATGATCTAAGTCGTCTAAATAAGGAACTAGAAAAGTTGGCACTTCTGCTCCCTAAAAATCAGGGAACAAAAAGAATTACACCTGATCTGGTAGAACAGAATATAGGTATTAGCAAAGAATACAATAACTTTGAATTACTTAAAGCCATCGCTACTAAAGATAAACTTAAAGCGAACCGTATAATTCAATATTTCGAAAAGAACCCTAAAAGCAATCCTATTCAGGCTACACTTCCTGTACTTTTTAACTACTTTTCAAATTTACTTATTTGCTATTATAGCAAAGACCGATCAGAAAATGGACTAATGCAGGAATTAGGTCTTAAAGGCAATTTCCAGTTAAAAGATTATACTTTGGGCATGAAAAATTATCCTGCTATGAAAGTTTTTAATTTAATTTCTGAAATAAGAATTTGCGACGCGCGGTCAAAAGGTATTGAGAATAGTTCCGCTTCCGACGGTGATATATTAAAGGAATTACTATTCAAGATTCTGCATTAA
- a CDS encoding MgtC/SapB family protein — translation MNYNDTLDNLFTILRSMEVTPYTATLKMLFSFILGAIIGFERQFRRHDAGMRTFTLICMGSTAAMLLSVWIPQSYPNFLNGDPGRIAAQVLTGIGFLGAGAIIQSHGSVHGLTTAACIWVVAVIGLTVGAGMYITALITTLLTLFVLVSLERLEKRMWLDGVNKILSITCDTATPDLRMIRSIIENRNIFIVSLSYEQNYEKNIAIITFKVNVKAKSSYTELFNQIRSLGYISQIKLLA, via the coding sequence ATGAATTACAACGATACACTTGATAATTTATTTACAATTTTGCGTAGCATGGAAGTTACCCCATACACAGCTACGTTAAAAATGTTATTTAGTTTTATCCTAGGTGCTATAATAGGATTTGAACGTCAGTTTAGGCGTCATGATGCAGGAATGAGGACTTTTACATTGATCTGTATGGGATCAACTGCAGCGATGTTACTGTCTGTTTGGATTCCTCAATCATACCCCAATTTTTTAAATGGAGATCCAGGTCGTATTGCTGCACAAGTTTTAACCGGCATTGGGTTCTTAGGTGCCGGAGCAATAATACAAAGCCATGGAAGTGTTCATGGACTTACTACTGCTGCATGTATTTGGGTAGTTGCTGTAATTGGTCTGACTGTCGGAGCCGGAATGTATATTACAGCGTTAATTACTACATTACTGACATTATTTGTTTTAGTTTCTTTAGAACGTCTTGAAAAAAGAATGTGGCTTGACGGAGTAAATAAAATATTATCAATTACTTGTGACACAGCAACACCAGACCTTCGTATGATTCGCAGCATTATAGAGAATAGAAATATATTTATAGTAAGTCTTTCATACGAACAAAACTATGAAAAAAATATTGCCATCATTACTTTTAAAGTAAACGTAAAAGCAAAATCCTCTTATACAGAGCTATTTAATCAAATCCGTTCATTAGGTTATATTTCCCAGATAAAGTTATTAGCTTAA
- a CDS encoding type I restriction enzyme HsdR N-terminal domain-containing protein, which produces MFSLNLPSFNPKIAEKDGKHTIFDPVRRKYVVLTPEEWVRQHFVNYLIKEKGYPKELLANEISIVLNGTNKRCDTVAYNRFLAPVLIAEYKSPAIAIKQSVIDQIIRYNMVLKVRYLIISNGINHFCCKIDFETGEYSYLEQIPTYDSLTI; this is translated from the coding sequence ATGTTCTCATTAAACCTCCCATCGTTTAACCCTAAAATAGCAGAAAAGGACGGGAAGCATACGATATTTGATCCAGTACGGCGGAAATACGTAGTGCTTACTCCTGAAGAATGGGTAAGACAACATTTTGTAAATTATCTGATTAAGGAAAAAGGATATCCTAAGGAATTATTGGCTAATGAAATTTCTATTGTCCTAAACGGAACTAACAAAAGATGTGATACAGTTGCATATAATCGATTTTTAGCCCCAGTTTTAATAGCGGAGTATAAATCCCCTGCAATTGCTATTAAACAGTCTGTAATCGACCAAATAATACGTTATAACATGGTTTTGAAGGTGAGATATCTTATTATAAGCAATGGAATTAATCATTTCTGTTGTAAAATTGATTTCGAGACCGGAGAATACAGTTATTTAGAGCAAATACCTACTTATGACTCTTTAACCATTTAA
- a CDS encoding transglutaminase-like domain-containing protein, whose protein sequence is MGKILVFFSVFILVSCTNVYKQVSPSIKLKTEKTLNNVSLDRKRVLIDAIKELPADQQEGMAYLIAYMRPSDLDTLPAELLISNVKMAYKARESFVWAKELPLSVFYNEVLPYAIMDERRENWRPAFFEMVYPLVKDAKNIYQAVDTINKSLRGLVKVEYNTKRDKPNQAPFESMKINMASCTGLSILLTDAFRAAGIPSRVAGTPLWVSKEGNHNWSEVMINNEWYFTEYYPDALNRGWFLERAGKADKSNPVHWIYATSYKYDDLSFPMVWAENDSTVGGVDVSDRYIDLYQKQLARDAKGIQVNIRMYKSEQCVLDSDGRISGKVTIRNSKGELVATGETAAPTDDMNRYLTFLIPLGNDYTIEYMTSKGIRKDKLTIDAPKDIQLYFNVE, encoded by the coding sequence ATGGGTAAAATTCTTGTCTTTTTTTCTGTGTTTATACTTGTTTCCTGCACCAATGTATACAAGCAAGTATCTCCGTCCATTAAGTTAAAAACCGAAAAAACATTAAATAATGTATCATTAGATCGTAAAAGAGTGCTTATAGATGCTATAAAAGAGCTTCCTGCAGACCAACAAGAAGGCATGGCATATTTAATAGCCTATATGCGTCCGAGCGATTTAGATACTTTGCCTGCAGAACTGCTTATCTCCAATGTTAAGATGGCATATAAAGCAAGAGAGAGTTTTGTATGGGCTAAAGAACTTCCACTTTCAGTTTTTTATAACGAAGTACTCCCCTATGCTATAATGGATGAAAGAAGAGAAAACTGGCGGCCGGCTTTCTTTGAAATGGTCTACCCCTTGGTGAAGGATGCCAAAAATATTTACCAGGCAGTAGACACTATAAATAAATCTTTGAGAGGATTGGTTAAAGTAGAATATAATACAAAACGAGACAAACCAAATCAGGCTCCTTTCGAGTCTATGAAAATAAATATGGCATCTTGTACAGGCTTATCCATATTGCTAACAGATGCATTTCGGGCGGCAGGTATCCCATCACGTGTTGCGGGAACCCCTCTTTGGGTTTCGAAGGAAGGAAATCACAATTGGAGCGAAGTGATGATAAACAACGAATGGTATTTTACGGAATACTATCCCGATGCTTTGAATAGAGGATGGTTTTTGGAGCGTGCGGGGAAAGCTGATAAAAGCAATCCTGTTCACTGGATTTACGCAACATCTTATAAATATGACGACCTTTCCTTTCCAATGGTTTGGGCAGAAAACGATTCAACAGTAGGAGGAGTTGATGTTTCAGACAGATACATTGATTTGTATCAGAAGCAGCTAGCCCGTGATGCTAAAGGAATTCAAGTAAACATACGCATGTATAAATCGGAACAGTGTGTGCTAGATTCGGACGGGCGGATTTCGGGTAAGGTAACTATCAGGAATAGTAAAGGAGAATTGGTGGCAACAGGTGAAACAGCTGCTCCAACCGATGATATGAATCGTTACTTAACCTTTTTAATTCCATTGGGTAACGATTATACAATCGAATATATGACATCTAAGGGGATTCGTAAGGATAAGCTTACTATTGATGCACCTAAAGATATTCAGTTGTATTTTAACGTAGAATAA